The genomic region aTGCACAAGGTATAAGTACAAACGTTTCAAGTTTAAAGTGTATTGAATGCAATCGACATTAACTTTatgtatttattcttatttaatatttagttaattaatttaacGGTTCAACTGATATAactatacaccgcgggatttaataacccgaaggATTTAAACcacatatttttgacgacagtacgagtaaataatgttatatcaacatgggtccaattatgtgttttaattaaactactatttcagtacaaattaaatcatattaatttaccgcttctttgtgaacaaacctttacttCATaaagtgagcgagtttaattaatctcaagtagagaaacagagagcgagtatgacatttcacgaatcactccgatatcatacgatgcacggcgaatgcagtgacttgtgttccatgacaagaagtgtcaagttatgtctagtcTAAGatgatgtttacgttgaaattatttcaatttattggcacctcaaaataccacaaattgtatcaaaactttattagttACTACAACattacagtgcagttattattgttgaaactttgcgataaaatcttttcctttgactgaggtaaccaaagccattaactatgattatatccgaaagaattCATGCCTCCTATTGTTTTAACTcgtactacagctggaaagggatgattactttgttaaaatcaattaccttttgttaaaatatcgatcatgcttatcagtacgtattttaaattctcgatgtgttgatttatactgagaaaagtaaaataaacaactatgttaaacaattacgcttttttattaatttaatgaattaggttttcgaagtgtgtaccaccgttttcagcacaaagatttaattttaaacggatttcattatttaggtttacaaaagtgttctttatttcttcggaagccgttcgaattcttattaataattcttctccagagttcactggtgttgagtattccttatctttcagagttccccatagaaaagaaatccaatggcgttaagtcgggtgaccgggcgggtcaggttaggacgttgcttccactgccaatccacctctcagggtattgttcgtctagccaatttacgaacttctaggctgaagtgggtccgtcgtgccggaaccacatagttcttcgggtttccaaatccgtaaacaaatatccgctaaatgagccggaggataatgcggcatggcgaattttatttattacagtcaatcaaatttttaagattttatcttgcgtgacaatcaaaataatatgaaatatgttattttattaacatcaatttcaaactatcagccagttatcgtgaaggtaaatagtttgcactctcgcgattgagaacagaagaaaatttcggtagtgaaacctttttgtaggatagataccaaacttaattaagtgaaactggctaataaccatgcagttagtgcgtctgcgtgtaaaattagttggtggctacgtcacgcataagggtgtgttagaattgagattttttaacttgtgatttgttttaaataattaatatctcttaaactatgggtttttggactatatgttatataactttatatactctaattaggctctaaaatcgttggtttaaatctttcgggtcaTTAACGCCCAcggtgtatatttatatatatttgtaattacTCGCACGCTACCGGCCCTTAGCAATATATACaaaatacgtgagttaaaccgtaaaatttattgaatattgggtagtttattattaatatcattattcattatgttTTTCTATATTGAATTTCATttagcaaataaaataaattactaatATAATGTATGTACATTGAGCCTGGAATAATTTTGTATcactgtttctttttaaaaggtAATGTATTtaacaaacataattataattaataaagccttacaaattgtttcatttaaatatttgacaaatgcaatttatttcttttgttagtatgtattggtatttaattgaTATTCGAATAAAGTATAATGTTACCGCAAATACTGATGTATCATCATGGTTATGAAGGTATGTAACTATAATATCATTATAGGTTGTCTAAAAATTATGCTATAAGTATTTGTAagtacgttttatttatttcttcaaTGTTCTCCACaatgtttgtacatatttgATATCATTAAGACAGACATGGATattgtaaacaaattaatttataaagcaACCAATCAGTAGGTATAATGTCACACAAAGTCTACACGGAAATATAATGATGTAAGTTCTTCTTAAGGTTGCTGCTTACAATTAATTGTACACTGCGGCGATTGGCACGAGAGGCTACGCATATCTACCGGTAAAGGTaagcatataaatattttacaattgtgTATTTCAATAGTAGcgaagataattacaaaattaaacgaacttacctgtaagtgaagttccatttgtattataaaatttgtatttgCGGCCAACTCTCTGAATATCACGTGAAAAGGTGGCTTCTTCAAGTGAATATTTATATGATATGTCTCGGGCTAGGCAGTATCGTATAATAAATCATTCAAGAGACAGTTAATCattgttaattaattactttaaaGTAAATGTGTGTAAATGTTATTAAcaattaactttttttattactttaattttataatgtataaATTGGGAGAGAATGTGGAATTAGGTGATTGGAGATTAAAAAGTTCATCAGATTTTAAGTCTCTTTATACGGGTTATATAAgaacaaataattttattaaattaatgaaattttactattttaacatttgtaaaaaatattctgtgtaaaatataaaaaggaACATTTATCTTTGCTAACCTGCAGACACTAAAGTCGCGACTGACGTTTTTAGCTATCTTACATTTTGAATAgcgtatttatttttctttgagTTTCTATTCTCTTAATTTTTTAGAGTTCATAAATAATTAAGGATCATAATCTCAACTACCTAGTTAGTTAttagaattttttaaagtaaattaatacattgattaaaacaacatttattgcaaaaacttaaatataaatacaaactaaaaatataaaaaataactacttactaaaacccgtcccgggctgtccctgacgcaaaggtgcccatcacactcgctgcgttgccgcgttatattgcgatggacagcctatACATTGATTTGATTTACATGTATAGTTTATTATTCATACAAATAATTTCAGATGGCGCACAAACTATTTCCGCATACCGCTGAAGAAAAATTAGCGATAGAGAAAAACTTGGAATGCTCCGAAGGTCTGAAGGAAGATGTGGACGCCATCATGGATTGGTTCCAGAAACAACCGCATTTGGTTGAAGCTGGAATAGGTGAATatttttgtctttatctgtcacgTTCGCATTTGTGTTTGTTAAACAGAGATAGCTTTTGGTCAAATTTTAGTGTGTTCAGTGTGGGGTAACACGGTCACTAATCGTCGTTTTAgtatttttctgttttattaTTCATGCCGTGTAAACTTTTGAACATtattatcagggatgttgcggatgcagattttttgacatccgcggatgcggatgcggatatttaaaggctcatatccgcggatgcagatgcggatgcggatgtcaagattaggtacttagaaaacgtcaaatattacatttttagtattgtttattaaaaaaaaacgaaacgttttagtatttgagcaagaatataggtgcattatatttaataaacaataacttcgccgacttttctggatctagatgatttcgttataggtaatgacgaaattacctagcacttacgccgccgctaagacgttcctgtaccgacttgttcgacatccgcatccgcataagctccgcatcgattttatgcggatgcggatgttgaaaataatgcggaagttttgcggatgcggatgcggatgtccgcaacatccctgattataATTTTCTCTTTATTTTCGCCTTTgccctgaatatttattgataaaaattaaaatttcgatTACCTACAATACttacaaaatgtaaataacGTACTACTAAAAAAATGATCACATTTATAGATTCAGATGTTGTAAGAACTTTTCTCCTAGTGAGTAAAGGTTCTCGAGAAAAAGCGAAACGTAGAATTGACAACTTCTACAAATATAGAGGATTGGCTCCGGAATTAATTCAGAGCAGGACGCAAGCCTTGTCTAGCAACCAGGATCTTTGGACGATCTAGTAAGTTTATGTTGTTTAAATTCATCATAACGTATTAGGTTTCAAAGTAACatttggtattttatttttggaTTGCGATGATGATAGatattgaatttaataataaagttatagaaattgagattgagatgaatttattacaattaattggATTGTTACGAAATGGATTCGGTAGGATACTAAAAGGATTCGGTAATAACATCATAGCagtcatattttcataattattatgaacCATTATGAACTTGACATTTATCGTGTCGCTTCCATAATACTTCCACAGTCTGTCGTTTACCATACATACTCTGTGCAAAGTTGAcagcacagaacatattaaagaggttagaatggctatcgcgcgcagttagtatcggaaccggtgtcgccgctcgttcctctccacatttactaacactcgcgcaacggtagtaaaaattagctagcgccttgtgtgcgtggtgaatggatacgcctcctttagacagatttgatgtctggcttcataatctgaaggttattttggcgcaaaaaggcgtttacttcgtttttcggtaagcgcgggcgagtagcatgcgagcgtttgctcaaaaccggcggcgacacgtaccctgctcgcatcgccattctagtGGTTAACAGCTTAGAGACGGACtcctaatatttattaaaaaacgcATGAATGATATTGTTATGCATAATGCATTTATACAATGTCATTGACAATGACACCTACTGCCAaaatttgttattaaatatttaaagagCTGGTAATAAACATAATAGTTAAGTAATGAATATGCCATATAACTTGGATGAGttaatttacattttgttaatgTAAAAATTAAGCTGACATACGCCCCACAGCTGGGCACAGCCTtcctcttaaggggcccacggattaacagtccgccggatcggcaactgtcaaatttttgttctaactgacaggccgataccgtccggcggactgttaatcagtgggcccctttatgcgCGAGAGTGCTTGGGATATAGACTTCACAATAGATATGTCTTCACGCTGCTGGACCATTGCgggttggggacttcacatgtGTACACCCTCGAATTTTTGGcgaatgtatgcaggtttcctcaagatgttttccttcaccgaaccGAAAAACTACTGGTGAATACCAAATGTTACTAATATCTagtacataaattccgaaaaactcatttgtACGAGCCATgcagggtttgaacccgcgacgtcCGGCTTAAAAGTCGGACGTTATCCACTAGGCCACCACCATAAGCAGTATTTGTAATGTTAACTGTTAGCTCAAATACTTTTTCAGTCGATATGCAGCAATATTGAAACTGTACGAAGGAAGAAGAATTACGATAGTCCAGTTTATCGACCCAGACCCCAGTTCTTTTTCGTCTGAACAAGTCTTCAGGAATCTATACATGGTAGTTATTTTTATACGTCTTTGGTCATTAATCCTGAGATTCTTACTGCCCCAGTCAGCCAAATTTTTCGTTTTCCATGAATTATtatattagaataaatatacaagtaggtaatatgtatttcaatcccttttttaactttttgatgtaaaaaaagcaaaaaatggTTGATCTTTTCAATTACGTACTCGTCGTTGATCAAACGTTCGAAGATTCTGTTGTCTAAACAACTGAAAGAGAACGAAAATTTGCCGGAGAATAGTTTAATGTCGAATTATCAATAtcattatattcattatctttcagagaattattaaaaattcaaatataacacaGAAAAACTCCGCTctattttttaaaatttgtatattgtttgtaatttttcaGATGAACGATTTAAGAGTAAAATACGACTGTTTTCGAGGTGACATTTGGATTATTGATCTCAAAAACGCAACACTTGGACATCTCCTAAGGTTAAATCCTATGTTGGCTCAAAAATCTGCTCAAATTTTCCAGGTAATATAAAGAAAAGAGTTTCgtgacatatttaaaaaaagtagtaCAAGACAAAGATGAAGATCATATCGCTACTGAGATTaaaattactgtttttttaaacaatcttAAATTATAAGTGTTTATAATATGTCAAACGTGTTTCTGAAAATTTGTGTTTGTTTCTGAAGTCACTAACACTTTCAAAATCTGTAGAAGgtttacaaaaatagacattatATTAAAAAAGCTTGTCAATcaggtaataataattatgtaattgctTGTCAAGTTTACtaatatacatttatttgttAAAGGAAGGACTTGGGTTCAAAGTGCATGCAATCCACATCTTAAACTTTCCGAGCATAGGGCAAcaaattataagtttatttcgAAAATTTGTCAAATCGAAAATAATGGACCGAATTATGATACACGCTAGTATAGCAGATTTACACAAGTTCCTACCAAAACAATATCTGCCAAAAGATTATGGAGGAGAGGACTACAGTATGCAAGAATATAAAGGTAAGTACTTATCGCTCAAGAAACTTTACTTTATataccgtcaaccggggtgaataggaatggctggggtgaataggaacaaaacttaaaatatgattaacctgacaatttcttaaaaatacttacacaaATCGTATAATttgattgaaaa from Cydia amplana chromosome 19, ilCydAmpl1.1, whole genome shotgun sequence harbors:
- the LOC134656935 gene encoding alpha-tocopherol transfer protein-like, which translates into the protein MAHKLFPHTAEEKLAIEKNLECSEGLKEDVDAIMDWFQKQPHLVEAGIDSDVVRTFLLVSKGSREKAKRRIDNFYKYRGLAPELIQSRTQALSSNQDLWTIYRYAAILKLYEGRRITIVQFIDPDPSSFSSEQVFRNLYMMNDLRVKYDCFRGDIWIIDLKNATLGHLLRLNPMLAQKSAQIFQEGLGFKVHAIHILNFPSIGQQIISLFRKFVKSKIMDRIMIHASIADLHKFLPKQYLPKDYGGEDYSMQEYKDMYEIELRSEPTKQFLLNACKHVSNEKKRPLADYNYEFLSGTFKKLDID